One genomic region from Mycobacterium basiliense encodes:
- the aceA gene encoding isocitrate lyase ICL2, with the protein MAIAETDTEVRTPFEQDVAETQRYFDSSRFAGITRLYTARQVVEQRGTIPNEYTVARDAAAAFYPRLRELFAERKSITTFGPYSPGQAVSMKRMGIEAIYLGGWATSAKGSTTEDPGPDLASYPLSQVPDDAAVLVRALLTADRNQEYLRLHMSDQQRAAAPSYDFRPFIIADADTGHGGDPHVRNLIRRFVEVGVPGYHIEDQRPGTKKCGHQGGKVLVPSDEQIKRLNAARFQLDVMRVPGIIVARTDAEAANLIDSRGDERDQPFLLGATKLDIPSYKSCFLTMLQRFYELGVKELNGHLLYALSDGEHNAASTWLGRAGIMGLISDAVNTWRENGMQGIDDLFDQVESQFVAAWEDDAGLMTYGEAVAEVLAFDQSEGDPVAMSPEEWRSFAARASLYDARRKAKELGVDPGWDCELAKTPEGYYQIRGGIPYAIAKSLAAAPFADILWMETKTADLADARQFAEAIHAEFPEQMLAYNLSPSFNWDTTGMTDEEMKRFPEELGKMGFVFNFITYGGHQIDGVAAEEFATALRQDGMLALARLQRKMRLVESPYRTPQTLVGGPRSDAALQASSGRTATTKAMGKGSTQHQHLVQTEVPKKLLEEWLALWTDHYQLGEKLRVQLRPRRAGSDVLELGIYGNDDEQLANVVFDPIKDRHGRSILTVRDQNTFAQKLRQKRLMTLIHLWLVHRFKADAVYYVTPTEDNQYQTSKMKSHGIFCEVNQDVGEIIVAEVNRPRIEELLTPDRVALRKLITKGE; encoded by the coding sequence GTCGTAGAGCAGCGGGGCACCATCCCCAACGAATACACCGTGGCTCGTGACGCAGCGGCGGCGTTCTATCCGCGCCTGCGCGAACTGTTCGCCGAACGTAAGAGCATCACCACCTTCGGCCCCTACTCGCCGGGCCAGGCCGTGAGTATGAAGCGGATGGGTATCGAGGCGATCTACCTGGGCGGATGGGCGACCTCGGCCAAAGGTTCAACGACCGAGGACCCCGGGCCCGACCTCGCCAGCTACCCCCTGAGCCAGGTGCCTGACGATGCCGCGGTGCTGGTGCGCGCGCTGCTGACCGCGGACCGAAATCAGGAGTACCTACGCCTGCACATGAGTGATCAGCAGCGGGCCGCCGCACCGAGTTACGACTTCCGCCCGTTCATAATCGCCGACGCCGACACCGGTCACGGCGGTGATCCGCACGTGCGCAACCTGATCCGGCGCTTCGTTGAAGTCGGTGTACCCGGGTACCACATCGAAGATCAGCGCCCTGGCACCAAGAAGTGCGGCCACCAGGGTGGCAAGGTTTTGGTGCCATCCGACGAGCAGATCAAGCGACTCAACGCGGCCCGCTTCCAGCTCGATGTCATGCGGGTGCCCGGCATCATCGTCGCCCGCACCGATGCCGAGGCGGCCAACCTCATCGACAGCCGCGGCGACGAACGAGATCAGCCTTTCCTGCTCGGCGCCACCAAACTGGATATTCCTTCCTACAAGTCCTGCTTCCTGACGATGTTGCAGCGCTTCTATGAATTAGGTGTCAAGGAACTCAATGGGCACCTGCTGTACGCGCTCAGCGATGGCGAGCACAACGCCGCCAGCACCTGGCTTGGGCGCGCCGGCATCATGGGCTTGATCTCCGACGCCGTTAATACCTGGCGGGAGAACGGGATGCAGGGGATAGACGATCTTTTCGACCAAGTCGAATCGCAGTTCGTGGCCGCCTGGGAGGACGACGCCGGCCTGATGACCTACGGCGAAGCCGTGGCCGAGGTGCTTGCGTTCGATCAAAGCGAAGGCGACCCGGTCGCCATGAGCCCCGAGGAGTGGCGGTCGTTCGCCGCCCGAGCATCGCTCTACGACGCCCGGCGAAAGGCAAAGGAACTGGGTGTCGACCCCGGTTGGGACTGCGAACTGGCGAAAACGCCCGAAGGCTACTACCAGATCCGCGGCGGCATACCGTATGCGATCGCCAAGTCACTGGCGGCGGCTCCTTTTGCCGACATCCTGTGGATGGAAACAAAGACCGCGGATCTGGCCGATGCCCGGCAGTTCGCCGAAGCGATCCACGCCGAATTCCCGGAGCAGATGCTGGCCTATAACCTGTCGCCATCGTTCAACTGGGACACCACCGGTATGACCGACGAGGAAATGAAGCGTTTCCCCGAAGAGCTGGGCAAGATGGGATTCGTCTTCAACTTCATCACCTACGGCGGGCACCAGATCGATGGTGTCGCCGCCGAGGAGTTTGCCACCGCGCTGCGGCAGGATGGGATGCTGGCGCTGGCTCGTTTACAGCGCAAGATGCGCCTGGTCGAGTCCCCCTACCGCACGCCGCAGACCTTGGTCGGCGGACCGCGCAGCGACGCCGCGCTGCAGGCCTCCTCCGGTCGGACGGCGACCACCAAGGCGATGGGCAAGGGCTCCACTCAGCACCAGCATCTGGTGCAGACCGAGGTGCCCAAAAAGCTACTGGAGGAGTGGCTGGCCCTGTGGACCGACCACTACCAGCTCGGCGAGAAGCTCCGCGTGCAACTGCGCCCCCGTCGTGCCGGGTCGGATGTGCTGGAGCTGGGCATCTACGGCAACGATGACGAGCAGCTGGCCAACGTCGTGTTCGATCCCATCAAGGACCGCCACGGCCGCAGCATTCTCACCGTGCGTGATCAGAACACGTTCGCTCAGAAGCTACGCCAGAAGCGGTTGATGACCTTGATCCACCTCTGGCTGGTCCATCGGTTCAAAGCCGACGCCGTGTACTACGTCACGCCGACCGAAGACAACCAATATCAGACCTCAAAGATGAAATCCCACGGGATCTTCTGCGAGGTCAATCAGGACGTCGGCGAGATCATTGTGGCCGAAGTGAACCGTCCCCGGATCGAAGAGTTGCTGACGCCCGATCGGGTGGCGCTGCGGAAATTGATCACCAAGGGCGAGTAG